One region of Gemmatimonadaceae bacterium genomic DNA includes:
- a CDS encoding P-loop NTPase: MLDSTLHRFGYVRMLRADSMSQAIERHGRVPVDLLVLPLDDVDDAGLAAIDRTVWREHELRVIATGPVADPRLMLRAMRAGIQEFLVRPLVEEECHSAVDRLHKRVDPAESKGQVFAVYSAKGGVGVSTVAVNLASTIATLHPASRVSVADIGVPGGDASILLNLRPTYNLGDLASKIDRLDDELLNSVLTPAGDGLWMLAATERPEDGEGISAKVIATVVAQLRSTFAFTVLDCEHQLNDRTLAALDAADRILLLTELQVPAMRSTQRTLGMFRRLGYPTEKIAVVINRYRSGDVVSSAEAAEVFKEEIFFKVPNDYKIVSEAGTAGVPVEIKDPNSPLTFAYRQLAQKLAGGTIPFAAPHAAQNGSRAGLRGLFARKRTGA, encoded by the coding sequence GTGCTCGATTCGACGCTGCATCGATTTGGCTATGTCCGCATGCTACGGGCCGATTCCATGTCGCAGGCGATCGAGCGGCATGGACGAGTGCCGGTGGACCTGTTGGTGTTGCCACTCGACGACGTCGATGATGCCGGACTCGCGGCGATCGATCGCACCGTCTGGCGCGAACATGAACTGAGGGTCATCGCCACCGGTCCGGTTGCCGATCCCCGGTTGATGCTGCGCGCGATGCGCGCGGGAATCCAGGAGTTTCTCGTTCGGCCGCTCGTGGAGGAGGAGTGCCACAGCGCGGTCGATCGACTGCACAAGCGCGTGGACCCGGCCGAATCGAAGGGGCAGGTATTCGCCGTGTACAGCGCCAAGGGCGGCGTTGGCGTGAGTACCGTGGCCGTCAACCTGGCGAGCACCATTGCCACCCTGCATCCGGCGTCCCGCGTGTCCGTGGCGGATATTGGTGTCCCCGGCGGCGACGCCAGCATTCTGCTCAACCTGCGCCCCACCTACAATCTCGGCGACCTCGCCTCGAAGATTGATCGCCTTGACGATGAACTGCTGAACTCGGTGCTCACTCCGGCCGGTGATGGATTGTGGATGCTCGCCGCAACCGAGCGCCCGGAAGACGGCGAAGGCATCAGTGCGAAAGTGATTGCGACAGTGGTGGCGCAACTGCGATCCACATTTGCGTTCACCGTCCTGGATTGCGAGCACCAGTTGAACGACCGCACGTTGGCCGCGCTTGACGCCGCCGACCGCATTCTGCTGTTGACCGAACTGCAGGTGCCCGCCATGCGCTCGACGCAGCGGACACTGGGGATGTTCCGACGTCTCGGGTATCCCACCGAGAAGATTGCGGTGGTCATCAACCGCTACCGGTCGGGCGACGTGGTCTCGTCGGCCGAAGCGGCCGAAGTGTTCAAGGAGGAGATTTTCTTCAAGGTGCCGAACGACTACAAGATCGTCTCGGAAGCCGGCACCGCCGGCGTGCCGGTCGAAATCAAGGATCCCAATTCGCCGTTGACGTTCGCCTATCGCCAACTGGCGCAGAAGCTCGCCGGCGGGACCATCCCGTTCGCCGCACCGCACGCCGCCCAGAATGGATCGCGGGCTGGTCTGCGCGGCCTGTTTGCGCGAAAGAGAACCGGCGCATGA